One genomic region from Rosa rugosa chromosome 1, drRosRugo1.1, whole genome shotgun sequence encodes:
- the LOC133746459 gene encoding paired amphipathic helix protein Sin3-like 2 has product MAGIPDDVPVDSEMKAPSGSSSADSNGPPRISGGVTGRRVASKLTGEDAVAYLKAVKEVFSDRIDIYERFLEVMRDFKTHRIFTVDVIAKVKELFEGHNNLIMDFNTFLPEGIEISLDEVVPPKKPAEFREAIDFVNKIKERFRDDDNRVYKAFLDILNKYRNEDKPITEVYLEVAALFSDQPDLLDEFTKFLPDANHV; this is encoded by the exons ATGGCGGGAATACCAGACGATGTTCCCGTAGATTCTGAAATGAAAGCGCCTTCTGGTTCTTCTTCTGCTGACTC AAATGGGCCACCCCGAATATCTGGAGGAGTAACTGGAAGACGAGTCGCATCAAAATTGACTGGTGAAGATGCTGTAGCGTATCTCAAAGCAGTGAAGGAAGTGTTTTCCGACCGAATAGACATATATGAAAGGTTTCTTGAGGTCATGAGAGATTTCAAAACTCATAG AATTTTCACAGTAGATGTCATTGCCAAAGTAAAGGAACTATTTGAAGGGCATAACAACTTAATTATGGATTTCAATACTTTCTTGCCAGAGGGTATTGAGATAAGCCTCGATGAAGTTGTGCCTCCAAAGAAGCCAGCTGAGTTTCGAGAAGCTATCGACTTTGTAAACAAGATAAAG GAACGTTTCCGAGATGACGACAACCGTGTTTATAAGGCATTCCTAGATATACTGAACAAGTACCGAAACGAGGACAAGCCTATAACTGAGGTTTACCTTGag GTTGCTGCTTTATTTAGTGACCAGCCAGATTTGCTTGATGAGTTCACTAAATTTCTACCAGATGCAAATCATGTCTAA